A portion of the Oreochromis niloticus isolate F11D_XX linkage group LG10, O_niloticus_UMD_NMBU, whole genome shotgun sequence genome contains these proteins:
- the LOC100700951 gene encoding olfactory receptor 1-like, which translates to MDLFNSALGKNITFLRPAFFIISGFIGIPNINYYYAFLVFVYIMSVLANTAVMAAIYLDHNLRTPKYIAVFNLALVDLLGNSAMVPKVLDIFLFNHPHISYNDCLTFLFFCYVFLSMQALNLVALSYDRVMAIVYPLHYQLKVTHRFMFSLIASFWVFVIIVVLIATGLLTRLSFCESVVIKSYFCDHGQMYRLACNDYTPSDITAWILLVLILWLPLSIVLLSYLCICYALAKVATVRERMKGFKTCTAHLSLVAIYFLPILITFTLGANIEPNVRIINLSLTSVFPPMLNPIIYVLQTREIKESLRKLLRIIKHYKLRKVK; encoded by the coding sequence ATGGATCTTTTCAACTCTGCACTTGgtaaaaatatcacttttttgCGTCCTGCATTTTTCATTATAAGTGGATTTATTGGCATTCCtaatataaattattattatgcctttctggtttttgtttatattatgtCTGTCCTGGCAAACACAGCTGTCATGGCTGCCATATATTTGGATCACAATCTAAGAACACCGAAATATATTGCAGTTTTCAATCTTGCATTGGTTGATCTGTTAGGTAACTCTGCCATGGTGCCAAAGGTTCTCGATATCTTTTTGTTTAATCACCCCCACATTTCCTATAATGACTGCTTGACattcctgtttttctgctatGTATTCCTTTCGATGCAAGCACTAAATCTGGTTGCACTGTCATATGACAGAGTTATGGCGATCGTTTATCCACTGCATTATCAACTGAAGGTGACTCACAGGTTCATGTTCTCTTTAATTGCCTCTTTCTGGGTGTTTGTCATTATTGTTGTACTCATTGCAACTGGCCTTCTCACAAGGCTTTCTTTCTGTGAATCAGTTGTTATTAAAAGCTATTTCTGTGACCATGGTCAAATGTACCGGCTTGCATGCAATGATTATACACCCAGTGATATAACTGCTTGGATTTTACTAGTTCTTATTCTTTGGCTTCCTCTTTCAATTGTTTTGTTGAGTTATCTGTGTATCTGCTATGCTTTAGCTAAAGTAGCCACAGTTCGAgaaagaatgaagggctttaaAACCTGCACAGCTCATCTTTCATTAGTGGCAATCTATTTCCTCCCAATATTAATCACATTTACTCTAGGTGCAAACATAGAGCCAAATGTCAGAATCATAAACCTGTCTCTGACCTCAGTCTTTCCTCCAATGCTGAACCCTATCATATATGTTCTTCAGACACGAGAAATCAAAGAATCTCTGAGAAAGTTGTTAAGAATCATAAAACACTACAAACTTAGAAAGGTCAAATGA
- the LOC106096808 gene encoding olfactory receptor 1500-like, whose protein sequence is MEFINSAAENNITFVRPAYFIISGFIGIPNIRYYFVFLCFIYILAVVGNTLVITVLTLDHTLRSPKYIAVFNLAFTDLSSSSALMPKVLDISLLNHYYISYNDCMTFMFFSFTLYAMQAFNLVVLSFDRVMAIMYPLHYQMRVSHKLILSLIAFFWLFAITLILIIVGLLTRLSFCKSVVIQSYFCDHGPMYRLGCNDVTPNRTIAVMAPILILGFPLAFIVGSYCCIGYSLSKISTNRERMKAFKTCTGHLSLVAIYFLPITFVYIFGNVIHPNARIISLSITTVLPPMLNPIIYVLQTQEIKESLKRLLKTRVTSKIVTKY, encoded by the coding sequence ATGGAATTTATTAACTCAGCTGCTGAGAACAACATCACCTTTGTGCGACCTGCATATTTTATAATAAGTGGTTTTATTGGCATACCAAATATTAGATAttattttgtctttctgtgttttatttacattctTGCAGTGGTGGGAAACACATTAGTGATCACTGTATTAACATTGGATCATACTTTGAGAAGTCCTAAATATATTGCTGTTTTTAACCTTGCATTTACAGACCTGTCAAGTAGCTCTGCTTTGATGCCAAAGGTTCTTGACATTTCTCTGTTAAACCATTATTATATTTCCTACAATGACTGCATgacttttatgtttttcagcTTTACTTTATATGCGATGCAGGCTTTTAATCTAGTTGTATTGTCCTTTGACAGAGTCATGGCTATCATGTACCCGCTGCACTATCAAATGAGAGTGAGCCACAAGCTCATTTTATCTTTGATCGCTTTTTTCTGGCTTTTTGCCATAACTCTTATACTCATTATAGTTGGCCTTCTCACAAGACTTTCTTTTTGTAAGTCTGTCGTTATTCAAAGCTATTTCTGTGATCATGGTCCTATGTATCGTCTTGGCTGCAATGATGTTACCCCCAATCGTACAATCGCTGTTATGGCACCAATTCTAATTCTTGGGTTTCCACTGGCATTTATCGTGGGAAGTTATTGCTGTATTGGTTATTCTTTGTCAAAAATTTCTACAAATagagaaagaatgaaagctTTTAAAACCTGCACAGGTCACCTTTCATTAGTGGCAATTTATTTCCTTCCTATTACATTTGTGTATATCTTTGGGAACGTAATACATCCAAATGCTAGAATCATAAGCCTTTCGATTACCACTGTATTGCCTCCCATGTTAAACCCGATTATCTATGTTCTTCAGACACAGGAGATCAAAGAGTCATTAAAGAGATTGCTGAAAACTCGAGTTACATCTAAAATTgtcacaaaatattaa
- the LOC109203819 gene encoding olfactory receptor 1500-like — translation MEFIKSAAENNITFVRPAYFIISGFIGIPNIRYYFVFLCFIYILAVMGNTLVMIVLTLDHMLRSPKYIAVFNLAFTDLLSSCALVPKVVDIFLFNHYYISYNHCMAFMFFCFLLVSMQAFNLVVLSFDRVMAIMYPLHYQMRVSHKLILSLIAFFWLFAITLMLITVGLLTRLSFCKSVIIQSYYCDHGPMYRLGCNDVTPNRAIAGLAPVIILGFPLAFIVGSYCCVGYSLSKVSTFRERVKAFKTCTGHLSLVAIYFLPITFVYIFGSVIHPNARIISLSITTVLPPMLNPIIYVLQTQEIKESLKKLLKTRVTSKIATKY, via the coding sequence ATGGAATTTATTAAGTCAGCTGCTGAGAACAACATCACCTTTGTGCGACCTGCATATTTTATAATAAGTGGTTTTATTGGCATACCTAATATTAGATAttattttgtctttctgtgttttatttacattctTGCAGTGATGGGAAACACATTAGTGATGATTGTATTAACATTGGATCATATGTTAAGAAGCCCTAAATATATTGCTGTTTTTAACCTTGCATTTACAGACCTGTTAAGTAGCTGTGCTTTGGTGCCAAAGGTTGttgacatttttctgtttaaccATTATTATATTTCCTACAATCACTGCATggctttcatgtttttctgttttctgctagtttcaatGCAGGCTTTTAATCTGGTTGTATTGTCATTTGACAGAGTCATGGCTATCATGTACCCGCTGCACTATCAAATGAGAGTGAGCCACAAGCTCATTTTATCTTTGATCGCTTTTTTCTGGCTTTTTGCCATAACTCTTATGCTCATTACAGTTGGCCTTCTCACAAGACTTTCTTTTTGTAAGTCTGTAATTATTCAGAGCTATTATTGTGATCATGGTCCTATGTATCGTCTTGGCTGCAATGATGTTACCCCCAATCGTGCAATCGCTGGTTTGGCACCTGTTATAATTCTTGGGTTTCCACTGGCATTTATCGTGGGAAGTTATTGCTGTGTTGGCTATTCTTTGTCAAAAGTTTCTACATTTAGGGAAAGAGTTAAAGCTTTCAAAACCTGCACAGGTCACCTTTCATTAGTGGCAATTTATTTCCTTCCTATTACATTTGTGTATATCTTTGGGAGTGTAATACATCCAAATGCTAGAATCATAAGCCTTTCTATTACCACTGTATTGCCTCCCATGTTAAACCCAATTATCTATGTTCTTCAGACACAGGAGATCAAAGAGTCATTAAAGAAGTTGCTGAAAACTCGAGTTACATCCAAAATTGccacaaaatattaa